The Impatiens glandulifera chromosome 8, dImpGla2.1, whole genome shotgun sequence genome includes a window with the following:
- the LOC124911794 gene encoding kirola-like, with protein MAHIGLSKLVKQVEIKSHGDVFHEIFRFKLHQLSNITPTKIQNVDLHEGDWGSVGSVLVGNYTQDGKEKVIKQRIEAIDEEKKLVSFKIIEGDLMELYKTCIFTVHVETHGENNLVTWTAEYEKLNEDVEDPTSMLDLCIAVTKDIDTHHLNN; from the exons ATGGCACATATTGGGTTATCAAAGTTGGTCAAACAAGTGGAGATCAAATCCCATGGAGATGTGTTTCATGAAATATTTAGGTTTAAGCTTCACCAACTCTCCAACATAACGCCTACTAAAATCCAAAATGTGGACCTTCACGAGGGTGATTGGGGATCGGTTGGTTCTGTCTTAGTCGGAAATTACACTCAAG ATGGGAAGGAGAAGGTGATAAAGCAGAGAATAGAAGCAATAGATGAAGAGAAGAAATTAGTGAGCTTTAAGATCATTGAAGGTGACCTAATGGAGTTGTATAAGACATGCATCTTCACTGTCCACGTGGAGACCCATGGAGAGAACAACTTGGTGACGTGGACAGCAGAATATGAAAAATTGAATGAGGATGTAGAGGATCCCACCTCCATGTTGGACTTATGTATTGCCGTGACAAAGGATATTGATACTCATCATCtcaataattaa